ATTCTCAATCCTTATAATGGTATATAATAACATATCAAAAGATGGTACGGAAAAAATAGTATACTGCCCGTTCTGATAGCTGGAATCAGTTACTCAAATCATTGCTTAAGTCAGGTTACGTCTGCTGGAACAAGGTTGCGGTCACCTGGCAGTCCGCGCACAGGAACATATAATAAATGCCTTCTCCATACTCCTCGATCTGTTCCCAGTCCAGCTGCCCGATGAATGTCATGCTTTTGGAACAGCAGGAGCAGGAGGGATATACGGCGTCCTGAATCCAAGCCTGATAGCCGCCGATTTGCGAAACCGCCGGACCAAGCGCCCAATAGGCCGCATAATAGCTGTTGCGAGGATGGTCCGCAAGCCGTAAGGACTGCCCCACCGCCGAATAGTTCCTATCATCCTTCTCGGAATTAGGCTCCGGTACATAACCCTGTCTACTATTGACTTGGCTCCATTCGGATTTCCCATGGAAATCTACGTCCATATAGATCGTATCGTAACAGCTGCAGTTCAGACAGGTGCTCACTCGCAGCCTCTCTCCGGACACCCCCAAGAATTGAAGCTTCGGATGGCTGATGTCCAGATCCGTCAAGGTGGTTAGACTGCTTCCGCACCATGGACAGAGAGTGGAATGCTCCTTCAAAAATTTTGCGGGTTCCGGTTCTGCTACACATGTGCTTTCTGACAGCTCTATTTTTTCTATGGCGTAGCTGTCATGATAGAATAATAGGCGCTTGCTCCCTTTCTCCGTAAGCTCCCATCCCCCTTCATGCGCATAAGCTTCAGGCGGAACATATAGTTCCTCTGCCCATGATGGAGGCACGGCCCGCCATTCTTGAAATTGGTGCACAACCTGATCATCCCCAATCCAAGCCAGGGCAAGCAGCAGATGGTTGCGGTTATCCTTGTCCTGTTCTACTTGTTGCAGCAGCTTGTCGCGGCTATGGGCAGATGCATCTTTGAACAAAATGCCGGGATAATAGATACCGTGCTCCATCAATGTTGGGATACAGGATTCAAGCGACTTGTTCTGATAACAGACCAGGGAAACCACAATTTCCTGGCAGGTGTCCTCATCGCCCGCTTCCAGCAGATCAAGGGCAATAGTCAGCATGCGCTCGGCCTCACTTGGTGATAATGCTGAATATACCTCTTCTCTTTTTAGAGGATAGGGAATATATCGAATCAATGGATCCCGCCTCAGCGGGGCATGCATGATCTTAAGGATCTCTACTGGATCTGTAATCCCTTCGTATAAGTCGATGTCTCTCCGATTTTGTTCTATGTAACGCTGCCGTTCCTTGCGCTCCATTTCCTGCTTGCACGGCATGCAATAACCGCCGGTCTTGGCCGCGGTTGCCGGTAATATCGTTGCGGAACAGCCTTCGCTTCGACATGGCAGCCGTTCTGTCATGCTAGCCCCTCCTTGTTCTATGGTTAGTCAACTCGGTTCAGTTGGATTCTGGCTCTTTTTCTATGGTAAGTCCACTCAGTTTGATCCTGGCTCCTATTCATCCTCATGGCCATAATCTCCTCTATTAACTATAACTTTCTTTTCATTCCCATATCAACAGGGGCTAAATGAATCATACCACTGGGCCGGCAGGTATTTAGATTTCAGCATATTAGGGAGCATGATGATTGGGAGCCCTATAGCGTCTCCATTGGATTCGTGCACGCTGCTCCCTGTATGCACGGTGCGTGGTCCGGGACATGCTCTATATGCTAATCCTTCCTTTACGGTGTCCATTGTGAATAGCATACTCCTTGTGTATGTACTCTTAACGGTGGAACCGGTTGGCGCATCGCTAAGCGCTCTCATCTCAGCGAATGCGCGAACCCTGTTCGCCACGTGGGGTGCAGCGGATGCCAACCGTACTCCTGCCGGGCTTTGGCGTTGGAAGCACCCCGTTCGCCGCGCTTACTCCCCGCTTGATATGCTGGAGCAGGCGCTTGCAGCGCCTCGGCATACACCGGTAGCCACACCGTACCTGTAGCAGGCTCGTCATCTACGATATTGACCGGACCCGCCGGCCAGTTCAATGCCTGCAGAGCGGCATTCGCCGCATCCTCGACATGGAGAAATGACATGATGCCATCCGTTGCCGGAAGAGCTCGAGTTCGTACCTTTTCCGCCATTACCCCGTTGGCGTCGTACCACGTGCCAGGGCCATAGAACATACCATACCTTAAAATGACGTGATTCGGCATTTGTGCAACGGCATGTTCCAGCGAGACGATCCCGTCTATCGTGGACTTGCGCGGCGCAGGCGCCTGGACATCCAAGGGGACGTCTTCGGTGGCAGGATGATCTCCGGGCTCATAAGCCCAGGCAATGCTCTGGGCAATCATTCGTTTAACGCCATGGATCTGCGCGGCTTCTACCAGATGACGGGTACCCTCCATTCGAATCCTCGCATTATCCTCCAGATTCCATTGGCTTAGCGAAGTGAGCTGATGGATAACGACATCCGGCCGTATTTCCCCGATCGCGGCTATCATCCCTTCCCGATCAAAAGCATCTGCTATGATCCCCCTTGCTCCCCATGATTCGATCAACCCTTTTCGCTGAGGATGGTGGGTCATGCCTGTAACCTCATGACCAGCTTGCACCAGCCTCGGAAGCAACCGCTGACCGATAACGCCAGTAGAGCCTGCTACGAATATTTTGATAAATGATAACCTCCAGTCTGCTGCATATGAAGTGGATTGGGTATCTCCCCATCAACAATGGGATATTTTCAGTTTGATCTTAGCATGATGGATAGACAGCTATAAGTACCACTTTTCATCAAGTCAACCATGCCATTTCATTCGATTGATAGATTGTGACTGACAGGTGGAAAGAGTACGGGGCACTCGCAGTTTGACAGGCGCGACAGGGTGCACTGTGACAAGCGTGAATAGAGTACTCGCTGTACGTGAACAAAGCATTGTAGTTAGACAAGTGCTTAAAGCACTGTTGTTTGACAAGCACGATAGAGTACACAGCAATCGCATATTCGTTCAACATAAAAACGCACCACATTAAGTGGTACGTTTTTATGGGAACAACCTTCTCCTATCATTACTCTTCGTCTATTACATTACTTACTGATATATGCATACGGCTGTGCAGCTGCTGGCACTCCGGCTGATCGCACACGCTATAAAAAGTAACAATTCGATTCGTATCCACC
Above is a window of Paenibacillus sp. FSL K6-1330 DNA encoding:
- a CDS encoding GapA-binding peptide SR1P, with the protein product MNNSIKKVNMGVILCRHCNSQIDTVDTNRIVTFYSVCDQPECQQLHSRMHISVSNVIDEE
- a CDS encoding NAD(P)-dependent oxidoreductase, coding for MKIFVAGSTGVIGQRLLPRLVQAGHEVTGMTHHPQRKGLIESWGARGIIADAFDREGMIAAIGEIRPDVVIHQLTSLSQWNLEDNARIRMEGTRHLVEAAQIHGVKRMIAQSIAWAYEPGDHPATEDVPLDVQAPAPRKSTIDGIVSLEHAVAQMPNHVILRYGMFYGPGTWYDANGVMAEKVRTRALPATDGIMSFLHVEDAANAALQALNWPAGPVNIVDDEPATGTVWLPVYAEALQAPAPAYQAGSKRGERGASNAKARQEYGWHPLHPTWRTGFAHSLR
- a CDS encoding DUF1963 domain-containing protein produces the protein MTERLPCRSEGCSATILPATAAKTGGYCMPCKQEMERKERQRYIEQNRRDIDLYEGITDPVEILKIMHAPLRRDPLIRYIPYPLKREEVYSALSPSEAERMLTIALDLLEAGDEDTCQEIVVSLVCYQNKSLESCIPTLMEHGIYYPGILFKDASAHSRDKLLQQVEQDKDNRNHLLLALAWIGDDQVVHQFQEWRAVPPSWAEELYVPPEAYAHEGGWELTEKGSKRLLFYHDSYAIEKIELSESTCVAEPEPAKFLKEHSTLCPWCGSSLTTLTDLDISHPKLQFLGVSGERLRVSTCLNCSCYDTIYMDVDFHGKSEWSQVNSRQGYVPEPNSEKDDRNYSAVGQSLRLADHPRNSYYAAYWALGPAVSQIGGYQAWIQDAVYPSCSCCSKSMTFIGQLDWEQIEEYGEGIYYMFLCADCQVTATLFQQT